The following proteins are co-located in the Tachysurus vachellii isolate PV-2020 chromosome 17, HZAU_Pvac_v1, whole genome shotgun sequence genome:
- the crebrf gene encoding CREB3 regulatory factor isoform X1: MPQPSVSGMDPPFGDAFQNYTFADQALTSTDLLANSSDPDFIYELDRDMTCRQSPGRDVFEVDDCKEFDSMENLPELIDNDLTYNSNFEQWDTYWEDLTKYTRLTSCDIWGTKEVDFLGLDDFSSPYQDEEVIGRTPTLAQLNSEDSQPVSDTLYLPDSLAGQKQTLFPPSVVGKKMARTTTSVTGTSSNHSTLPDYADGSQKATWPVASCTETMAKAQMQGTSRVASPLPENTDYVRKAKVCIGVSRKSFLESCIQQINVSASSPLIKEQETSASLISNVQAATTDTPSSLIPLVCETRVDICKRDTPCGSTPEVGLLRGKSPKLNFPVAGSSETLLTVTALGADATAAAEKKKEEEHNYSLFLNRVRLAGKASTDMEEDEEEEEEDGEEEEEEEEAEGVDLDDEDHDEGFGSEHELSENEEEEEEDDDEYEGDKDDDISDAFSEPGCDTDMVEDVKGLTAGISRKRGKRRYFWEYSEQLTPSKQERMLKPSEWDRDTLPSNMYQKNGLHHGKYTLKKSRRTDVEDLTPNPRKLLQIGNELRKLNKVISDLTPVSELPLTARPRSRKEKNKLASRACRLKKKAQYEANKVKLWGLGTEYDRLLFVINTIKEEIVNQVQDNSNNKETSMAEKLDKLIEETLVQSPVAGQTSDFVNQILENTGKGDPTGGLVGLRVPTLKV; the protein is encoded by the exons ATGCCTCAG CCTAGTGTCAGTGGAATGGATCCTCCCTTTGGGGATGCCTTTCAAAACTACACTTTCGCTGACCAGGCGCTGACCAGCACTGACCTGTTAGCCAACAGCTCAGACCCAGACTTCATTTATGAACTG GACAGAGATATGACTTGTCGCCAGAGCCCCGGAAGAGACGTGTTTGAAGTTGATGACTGCAAGGAGTTTGACAGCATGGAAAATCTTCCAGAATTAATAGACAATGACCTGACCTACAACTCCAACTTTGAACAGTGGGACACATATTGGGAAGACTTGACCAAGTACACACGCCTCACCAGCTGTGACATCTGGGGCACTAAGGAGGTTGACTTCTTGGGCTTGGATGATTTCTCCAGCCCTTACCAGGATGAGGAAGTCATAGGCCGTACACCCACCTTGGCCCAGCTCAACAGTGAGGACTCTCAGCCGGTGTCAGATACTTTATACCTTCCAGATTCATTGGCAGGCCAAAAGCAGACTCTTTTTCCTCCATCAGTCGTCGGCAAGAAGATGGCCAGAACCACCACTTCTGTCACAGGCACTTCCTCCAACCACAGTACACTGCCGGATTACGCAGATGGTTCCCAGAAGGCCACGTGGCCAGTAGCCTCATGCACTGAGACTATGGCAAAAGCCCAGATGCAAGGGACTAGCAGGGTTGCATCTCCCCTGCCAGAGAACACAGATTATGTACGCAAGGCCAAAGTTTGCATTGGCGTATCACGCAAGTCCTTCCTAGAGAGTTGTATTCAGCAGATCAATGTGTCTGCTAGCTCTCCTCTCATCAAGGAGCAAGAGACCAGTGCTTCTTTGATCAGTAATGTCCAAGCAGCCACTACTGACACTCCATCTTCTCTGATTCCCTTGGTTTGTGAGACAAGAGTGGACATTTGTAAAAGAGACACTCCATGTGGCTCTACTCCAGAGGTGGGGTTGTTAAGAGGAAAGTCACCGAAACTTAACTTTCCTGTGGCTGGCAGCAGTGAAACCTTGCTCACCGTGACTGCTCTTGGAGCTGatgctactgctgctgctgagaagaagaaagaagaagaacacaACTACTCACTGTTCCTGAACCGGGTAAGGCTTGCAGGCAAAGCTTCCACTGATAtggaggaagatgaagaggaggaagaagaagatggcgaagaggaagaggaagaggaggaggcagAGGGGGTGGACTTGGATGATGAAGACCATGATGAAGGATTTGGCAGTGAGCATGAGCTTTCAGaaaatgaagaggaagaggaggaagatgatgatgagtaTGAGGGAGACAAAGATGATGACATCAGCGATGCATTCTCAGAGCCAG GATGCGACACTGACATGGTAGAAGACGTTAAAGGTCTAACTGCTGGAATTTCCAGAAAGAGGGGCAAGCGCAGATACTTCTGGGAATACAGCGAGCAACTCACCCCATCTAAACAAGAACGGATGCTAAAACCTTCAGAGTGGGACAGAGACACCCTTCCCAGCAATATGTATCAAAAGAATGGCCTGCATCATG gaAAATACACACTAAAGAAGTCTCGGAGAACAGATGTAGAGGATCTCACACCCAACCCACGGAAGCTGCTTCAGATTGGGAATGAGTTGCGCAAACTTAACAAGGTGATTAGTGATCTGACCCCTGTTAGTGAGCTGCCTCTGACTGCTCGCCCTCGCTCTCGAAAGGAGAAAAACAAGCTGGCATCTAG GGCTTGCAGATTGAAGAAAAAAGCTCAGTATGAAGCCAACAAGGTCAAGCTGTGGGGTCTTGGCACTGAATATG ATCGATTGCTGTTTGTGATCAATACAATCAAAGAGGAGATTGTGAATCAAGTTCAAGATAACTCAAATAATAAGGAGACAAGTATGGCAGAGAAGCTTGACAAACTCATAGAGGAGACACTAG TGCAGTCACCAGTAGCTGGCCAGACTTCAGATTTTGTGAACCAGATCCTTGAGAATACAGGCAAGGGTGACCCTACTGGAGGTCTAGTGGGACTGCGTGTACCTACGCTGAAAGTGTAG
- the crebrf gene encoding CREB3 regulatory factor isoform X2, with the protein MTCRQSPGRDVFEVDDCKEFDSMENLPELIDNDLTYNSNFEQWDTYWEDLTKYTRLTSCDIWGTKEVDFLGLDDFSSPYQDEEVIGRTPTLAQLNSEDSQPVSDTLYLPDSLAGQKQTLFPPSVVGKKMARTTTSVTGTSSNHSTLPDYADGSQKATWPVASCTETMAKAQMQGTSRVASPLPENTDYVRKAKVCIGVSRKSFLESCIQQINVSASSPLIKEQETSASLISNVQAATTDTPSSLIPLVCETRVDICKRDTPCGSTPEVGLLRGKSPKLNFPVAGSSETLLTVTALGADATAAAEKKKEEEHNYSLFLNRVRLAGKASTDMEEDEEEEEEDGEEEEEEEEAEGVDLDDEDHDEGFGSEHELSENEEEEEEDDDEYEGDKDDDISDAFSEPGCDTDMVEDVKGLTAGISRKRGKRRYFWEYSEQLTPSKQERMLKPSEWDRDTLPSNMYQKNGLHHGKYTLKKSRRTDVEDLTPNPRKLLQIGNELRKLNKVISDLTPVSELPLTARPRSRKEKNKLASRACRLKKKAQYEANKVKLWGLGTEYDRLLFVINTIKEEIVNQVQDNSNNKETSMAEKLDKLIEETLVQSPVAGQTSDFVNQILENTGKGDPTGGLVGLRVPTLKV; encoded by the exons ATGACTTGTCGCCAGAGCCCCGGAAGAGACGTGTTTGAAGTTGATGACTGCAAGGAGTTTGACAGCATGGAAAATCTTCCAGAATTAATAGACAATGACCTGACCTACAACTCCAACTTTGAACAGTGGGACACATATTGGGAAGACTTGACCAAGTACACACGCCTCACCAGCTGTGACATCTGGGGCACTAAGGAGGTTGACTTCTTGGGCTTGGATGATTTCTCCAGCCCTTACCAGGATGAGGAAGTCATAGGCCGTACACCCACCTTGGCCCAGCTCAACAGTGAGGACTCTCAGCCGGTGTCAGATACTTTATACCTTCCAGATTCATTGGCAGGCCAAAAGCAGACTCTTTTTCCTCCATCAGTCGTCGGCAAGAAGATGGCCAGAACCACCACTTCTGTCACAGGCACTTCCTCCAACCACAGTACACTGCCGGATTACGCAGATGGTTCCCAGAAGGCCACGTGGCCAGTAGCCTCATGCACTGAGACTATGGCAAAAGCCCAGATGCAAGGGACTAGCAGGGTTGCATCTCCCCTGCCAGAGAACACAGATTATGTACGCAAGGCCAAAGTTTGCATTGGCGTATCACGCAAGTCCTTCCTAGAGAGTTGTATTCAGCAGATCAATGTGTCTGCTAGCTCTCCTCTCATCAAGGAGCAAGAGACCAGTGCTTCTTTGATCAGTAATGTCCAAGCAGCCACTACTGACACTCCATCTTCTCTGATTCCCTTGGTTTGTGAGACAAGAGTGGACATTTGTAAAAGAGACACTCCATGTGGCTCTACTCCAGAGGTGGGGTTGTTAAGAGGAAAGTCACCGAAACTTAACTTTCCTGTGGCTGGCAGCAGTGAAACCTTGCTCACCGTGACTGCTCTTGGAGCTGatgctactgctgctgctgagaagaagaaagaagaagaacacaACTACTCACTGTTCCTGAACCGGGTAAGGCTTGCAGGCAAAGCTTCCACTGATAtggaggaagatgaagaggaggaagaagaagatggcgaagaggaagaggaagaggaggaggcagAGGGGGTGGACTTGGATGATGAAGACCATGATGAAGGATTTGGCAGTGAGCATGAGCTTTCAGaaaatgaagaggaagaggaggaagatgatgatgagtaTGAGGGAGACAAAGATGATGACATCAGCGATGCATTCTCAGAGCCAG GATGCGACACTGACATGGTAGAAGACGTTAAAGGTCTAACTGCTGGAATTTCCAGAAAGAGGGGCAAGCGCAGATACTTCTGGGAATACAGCGAGCAACTCACCCCATCTAAACAAGAACGGATGCTAAAACCTTCAGAGTGGGACAGAGACACCCTTCCCAGCAATATGTATCAAAAGAATGGCCTGCATCATG gaAAATACACACTAAAGAAGTCTCGGAGAACAGATGTAGAGGATCTCACACCCAACCCACGGAAGCTGCTTCAGATTGGGAATGAGTTGCGCAAACTTAACAAGGTGATTAGTGATCTGACCCCTGTTAGTGAGCTGCCTCTGACTGCTCGCCCTCGCTCTCGAAAGGAGAAAAACAAGCTGGCATCTAG GGCTTGCAGATTGAAGAAAAAAGCTCAGTATGAAGCCAACAAGGTCAAGCTGTGGGGTCTTGGCACTGAATATG ATCGATTGCTGTTTGTGATCAATACAATCAAAGAGGAGATTGTGAATCAAGTTCAAGATAACTCAAATAATAAGGAGACAAGTATGGCAGAGAAGCTTGACAAACTCATAGAGGAGACACTAG TGCAGTCACCAGTAGCTGGCCAGACTTCAGATTTTGTGAACCAGATCCTTGAGAATACAGGCAAGGGTGACCCTACTGGAGGTCTAGTGGGACTGCGTGTACCTACGCTGAAAGTGTAG